The genomic segment TGATTACGTTAGCTTCCTTACCTCCTGTGTGACCTTTATACTGGCTCGTCGCACCTCTGTGATGTGGACAGCCTCCGAGTATTGTAAGGCCAAGCCACAGTAGACCGCCAGGTCTTCCAAGAGACACTCATCATATCTGTTGAAAGCTTCCAAGTCATCAGAGTCTTTGCTCTGCTTATTCGTCAGCTGGCACACAGCTAGACAAAAAGACATCGTTCGATGGAACAAAACAGTTTCAAGCAGCTTCCAGTTTAGTCAAAATACTGTAAAACGCTGCTGCTTTGACCAAAGATGATTGTTGTTGTTGAACAAAATCACTTAAAATTCAAGTTTGTGATGTGAAcccattaaaaaataaccaatgGAATCAATTATTAATGTCCAATAATGGTGGCTAAACGAAGGAACCTACCGATTACATTTTCAGacctctcatttctaacaggaCAGCAGATAATACTTCTTATGGATTCTTCAGAACATTTCGCCATATTCAGCGTCTTCATAGTCTTCAGTGTTTGACATGCATATGACGGATCAATGTCAGTGATGTCGCCttccctaaaaaacaaaaaaaaatgaacatttctggaAATGTTTGCAAACCAAAACTAAATAGGTAGGTTATTGAtgaggacaaaaagaaaatacctTCTGTAGATTTGACAAGTTGATCCAAGTTCCTCGCACTCCAAGTGTATAACACGTGAAAATGTAACCTATAATaaagtcaaaacacaaaaaatgacaagataTATTAAAGTAGTAGTTTTGTGGAAGAGTGTCTGACATGAAGGTGGAAtatcatgagttcaaatccatgttTAGGTCATACAAAAGAAATGGAACCTTGCTTGACACTGGATTGGGAGATAAAACACCAATTGGTTACCGAGcgagctgtgtctgcagctcaccactttCTCAGGGAAGGGGTCAAATCCCCGGCCTACCAGGCATGTGGCACTTTATATGGAAGGCCTCCATccatacacatttacacatcgtccaatcagagctgctgccagccAGGGATGGGGCTGCCACTGCCCTGTGCCGCTCAGCTGTCTCCAGATTTCTGACCTGACTGACGACCGCCTGATTCACTACCACGTCTGCGTTCATTACCACACCAAagctttttcccaaaaaaaatattgcgtGGCACCAgctaatcttgaagattctgtcAATGCCTCCCCATTGGACGGTGGCAGTTGTATCGTTGACCGTATTTCccttcacatttttaaactccaACTCCCGATCATGTCAAGATGCTGCATAGTTACAGCTCACatcaaatatgtataaaaaactGTCATTGAGTGATATTTAATTGAACTGACTTGAACCAAAtccctaaaattaaaaaatggtaCTAATAATACaagatgaataaattaaactttacatgtttgggttttttttttccaaaaacacagTGATATATGTTCAGACCCGTGAGCTACAGCCACTCTGTCACGTCTAACAGTAGATCAGAATAAAACTAGATTCCTTTTTCTGTAAGCAAATAAGAATATCAAACATGAATGTTCACCTTGTTGTCAATGACTGATGTTTGATCTGCAGGGATGAAGATGGTGCAGTACTGAGCACACGTGAACGGCATGATGGTGGCGGCCATCTTACTCAGCAGAACTTCAAAAGAATGGTGCTCCCTTGATAACACCTGTGCCATCTTGATCAAAGCCTGTCATTACACAAACACataaggatatatatatatacaaatataccaGAATCCTCCCGTGGTTTAGACAGCTCAcaaatataaacagaaaatagaAATGGTGTTGtgtagctctgtgtctcacgtGACTGCGTTTCGCTTCTTGTCTTGAACTCTCATACAGCTGGATGTTATCCAGAACCATTCCCAGCACATCCATGTGATTGGATAACACCTAGTGAGGAAAGTTTACAAAGATAAAAGCCTGTTTAAAGCTGGAAGCTCATACATATTTGAACAGATAAAACATGAGTTacccttactttaaaaacatagatattattttttttctttatccgtagagccactatggaggggtaaaagagccacatgtgccTCCGGAGCTTCAAGTTGCAGACCTTTGCTGTAGATGCCTAATACTAAAccctttaaagactcactccaatgaaaatactgttttttttgtatttttagtataCTCTTGTGACATTATTCAGATGATATtaagaaaatcaagcttaaaattgcatttctgagtatttcttttgttagaaaatatttttgtgggggTGCAGTGAGTCTAGCCACAATAAGGTGCAAAAGTCTGCTCAAACTAGTTCTAACCGCTTTTTAAGCTTCAGCTGCTTATTCCCTCATCCTGCATGTCTCCGCTGAAGGACGACTCCTGATATAAACATTGACGGTCAGAACTTGTGCTCAAAATCAAGgccttttttcctctgctcagTAACTTTCCATCTCCAAATATGgtgttgttcctgttttctatgcaaagttaataaaagcTTATTGTACATTGTGGGGCGGTGAGCAGTCGGACGAAGACAGGCTGTTAACCTGTTCTCTCTTCTCCACCGCCTCCCTTTTGCAAAAGAGTGTTTTGAAGTTGAACTGACTGGTTCGTGTTTTTATTCACCTTGAAGAgagtcttacatttttattcctaacatctttattaaaataattgggAATCAGTGGCAgaataagaaaattatgtttgaaaaatgttacttgtgatgtagaaaatacactagacaggccacaagctccctgctctgagctctcagcaatggggaaggGGAGCGGGTTGTTCTGTGCCAACGGTGCAGAAATATGTcctcaaaaatgacaaaggcttcttgattttggctataaacagcataatcataattgaaataccactaggaatgcttcgaaaatagatcaaaacatgaccagagtgggacttaaagcaCTCatctctgatatttttttttcatgacagcATTAACCTCACCTTTTCATCCAAACTGGTGAAGGCAGAAAGCGACCCATCGCAGAtacttcttttatttatcataacTACCACGCCAACCACCTGTTTGGAAACATATGGACACACATATGAcaaccttaattttttttaacataaaacatgTCCTTTCCAGAGAGCTGTGTGACATACAGTAAGTtctgcacaaattaaaatgtttatatataaaaatgttgatcCTTAAACTTTAGTAGAGCTCTAAAACATGTCAGTGCCTGCAGCTGTGAACATGTGATGTTGGTGTGGCCACTTGGAGTGGACttagaagaaaaatatcttatAGTCTTTGCACTGTACTATACAGTACTAACAGTATCTGTCAATaaatagaagaaataaaaaacacaaaacattgttCTAGAAAGAGGAAATATTACCTCTCCCCTGTGGTTCTTGATGGGAACACTTAAAACTGTCTTGATGTTTGATGACTGGTTGTTATCCAGGTTGAATCTAAAGTCCTGCAGATGCATACAAAGAAACTACTTAAATAAGAGCAAATTGGCATGTTAATTAGGTATGCGTTTAAGTTCAATGTAAGGTGTTTTCACAGAACCGCTGCCTAACCTAATATAAATCATTTGTAAACCCAGGAAATTTCCATCCCGCCCCCTTCCGTTTGGGATTACCTGTTCTCATTTCTCCCAGGAATTGGCTCTCATCCCTAATGACATTGCTGGTGAAGAGGAGGTTCTAGAGAGGGCACCAGCTGTAAACCTTTTAGCGACataggtgtgtgtgtatgtacgTGTGAGTGCATGCTCTGACTGTGCAAATCTCCATCTCCAAAGGCTAATTGGAGGTTATCAGTGAGAGACGTCTAAATGGATTAAGAGTGGCTGCAAATCAGGGATTCTCTGGTAAACTCTGACATGCCTAGAAAGTAGGCTACTAGGTGGAGGAATCCTTAAGTGCACAGCTCTCATTACCACTTCTATACCTTGTGATATGTGGACATTTCTCATGTGTTCCGTTGAATAAGACCATGCTATCGTGACTAGTAGTGGATAGTAGGGGTGTAGCGATTATTTGAGTTGATCGATACatcaatttctattcctacgatccaaccagatcgatctgtctgaggcaagttgttaatcaaattgacGCATACCaatgaaaaaccttttcaaaatgaaataaatatacatatcaGTATTGGAAAAGGTAGATTATAATAAATATTGGGGTCCACAGTGGTTAGCTCACAGTAAGAGGACCCTACAGtctaaaacatgcttcatgggttaatgGGTTGCTCTAAATTCTAgatgtgcatgtgtgaatgcagtTAGTGGTTGCATGCCCCACTACAGATCGGCGACCTGTCCACAGCGTACCCTACCTTGACCCAACAGTAGCAACTACAAGCTctggcaaccctgtgaccccaaaagggatatagtggattaagaaaatggatggatggaagatacCATTTGGACTGAGATGAGGTAGGTTTACTTTgctataatgtaaaaacaatcaaGAGGCATTacagtggacaacacacacgtgatggcagcaaaacaCGATCAACAGTCTAACGTGTGGagacactttgaattttgcaaagacgtcACCATACTGTATGACATattgttctaataatgttctgtttgaatcgctgttaaaatgaattgttacatccctagTGCAAAGACTTACCTCAGATGCATTTCTCAGGTTCATTGGTGCATCTCTTGCCAAGACACATTCCATGACACccttcagcagctcctgatgtGCTTGGCAGTGCAGGCTGTGCTCACTCCAGCCCCCAAGTGGCGTTAAGGCAACCACCTCTTCCAAGCTGCTCTTTTCGTCACAGTCTTTTTTAACAAGAGAGAGGGAACCCTTTTCGGCTGTCAGTAGCTCACCAACATGGTCAACAGCTCCTTGACAGAGCTCTGCCACGGATCCCATCCATGTCAGGCCACCTCCTAGGAGACCCGCCATCCACGGGCATCCTTCACTGCGCCCACAGGCTGGAGTTTTGGACGAAACAGGGGGTAAAATCTTTGGAGTGCACAGCAAGTCAGGAGACTGAGGGCATATTGCAGACAGGGGTCTGCAGGGAGACAGACAGGAACGAGAGGACCGAGAAGGGCGGGGTGCGCAAGGGGAGTGACACAAGTGATCCATCCAGTCAGGGGGACTGAGGTTTGAACAGAAGGGATGGAGCCTGTCTCTCTGAGGAGAGATGTCAAGGTGTGAGCAGGAAACAGGAAGGGACGTTCTGCGGTGAGGAGCCACGGCGAGTAGCTTAGAATGGTCTGAAGTGCTCCTGGGGATTCTGGGTGACATCCGTGGAGACATATCTGCTGGGTGGACACTCACCCTGAAATCACAGCACAGTTACACAATTCACTTCTTAGCATTTTAGGGACATTTGTTTACCACgatttttactatttaatatCTTATGTTTGAATAGCTGCTatatgtgtgtgtctttttactggatgaatgaaaattaaaataatatacatattcaccatcattagctttatttagaacaggagataaGACTCAGCAAAACATAAcaactaaaaacactaaaatttaCAATGCAAGAAATAATATTTGTCACAttcaaaagttaaacaaaacacataaacTTGTCTGCtgctttggatcatttaacaacacaTCCCGAAAATATTCTAGccagtttttcagttttccaaGTTTACTGATGcgttattcttgatttgtgcctAACTTAGCATTTGTTGATTCTTAATTTTCGTACTTGCTCACAAAATATATGGTATGAGTtagaaatcaagaattacgcacagaCAAGTCTAAAGTAACGCACATATCAAGAATAaggcacgcacaaatccaaagttaggCAAAAATCCAATTACGAatgcacaaatctaaagttttacgcacaaataaagaattacagatgcacaaatccaaagttaaatccagaattacgcacgcacaaattcaaagttacgcacaaatccaaagttatgcacaaaccATTATTAAGCacgcacaaatacacacaaatcaagaattatgcagcacaaatccaaagttatacaCATAAATCAAGatttacacatgcaaaaatGGGTTGATACTGTTTTCTATATATACTTCCCTATATAAGACTAGGGAACTTGTGGCGTTTGACgtcaaaaatacaatatttttcaatttgcaattgtttgaataaagaaatactcaaaaatgtgcCATTAACAATTTTCgttatatatgtcctccttcagaaaaatgcaaacaatttaaaaacatttttaaaaaattgaatgggtctttgaaaagcaaaagtcaacattttacaacCATTAATTGCGTTTGTAGCCTAAGATCAgccttttaattaaaatttcttACGCCGATGATCTCCGTGAAAAGTAGGCCCTGGTAAAGTCGGAGTGATCGTCCAGCCACGCCTGGTCGCTTGACATTTCGCCTCCAAAATTCTCTCCGCGCCTCTTGGAGCGGGGACTCCACAGTGGGGAGAAGAGCCATCCCGTTCCGCGCACCACCGGGGGTTCACGCGCCCCTGACCCGCGGAGGGACATGTTTGCGCCGGCGCCACTACCTGGAGGTGAGCCGGCGCGTGCTCCGCCGTGCTCCATGACTGCTTGGCCTCGAGGAGGGCAGGTCATCACCTGCCAGGTGAGAGGAGGCAGAGCGAAAGACCAGTGACCTCCAGGCAAACCGAGATCTCTGGCGAGGCTGTTGCGTGATGGTAATCCTCAGACCTTTATTTAGCCGGTCTGGCGCCACAGGTTTACTCAGAATAAGATTTAATCTTAAGGATAGAATTAATGGGTTGAGTCAAAGGTCAGCGTTAGCCCTGCTAGGAATCGACCATTCAGCCCGGTG from the Oryzias melastigma strain HK-1 linkage group LG1, ASM292280v2, whole genome shotgun sequence genome contains:
- the pde5aa gene encoding cGMP-specific 3',5'-cyclic phosphodiesterase, with the translated sequence MTCPPRGQAVMEHGGARAGSPPGSGAGANMSLRGSGAREPPVVRGTGWLFSPLWSPRSKRRGENFGGEMSSDQAWLDDHSDFTRAYFSRRSSAVSVHPADMSPRMSPRIPRSTSDHSKLLAVAPHRRTSLPVSCSHLDISPQRDRLHPFCSNLSPPDWMDHLCHSPCAPRPSRSSRSCLSPCRPLSAICPQSPDLLCTPKILPPVSSKTPACGRSEGCPWMAGLLGGGLTWMGSVAELCQGAVDHVGELLTAEKGSLSLVKKDCDEKSSLEEVVALTPLGGWSEHSLHCQAHQELLKGVMECVLARDAPMNLRNASEDFRFNLDNNQSSNIKTVLSVPIKNHRGEVVGVVVMINKRSICDGSLSAFTSLDEKVLSNHMDVLGMVLDNIQLYESSRQEAKRSHALIKMAQVLSREHHSFEVLLSKMAATIMPFTCAQYCTIFIPADQTSVIDNKVTFSRVIHLECEELGSTCQIYRREGDITDIDPSYACQTLKTMKTLNMAKCSEESIRSIICCPVRNERSENVIAVCQLTNKQSKDSDDLEAFNRYDECLLEDLAVYCGLALQYSEAVHITEVRRASIKVTQEVLAYHITAAEQEIQALQEAAIPSADSLNILDFNFSDFGLPEDLTAQATIRMFLDLNLVQEFSIDYKSLCQWVLTVRRGYRNNVPYHNWSHALCTAQSMFAMLMATDQLHNIFSRLEILALMIATLNHDIDHRGVNNSYIERTKQPLAQLYGHSSLENHHYNLCLFILSNTGSQILSSLSSEDHRTVLHMVKRAILATDLNVYMQRRKEFFSLVEKNRMKWKCEKQRDLLRSMLMTASDLSAIAKPWPEQKRIANLVAMEFFAQGDKEREEFKIRPIDIMNRENSTRLPHMQVEYIDEICYPLYKAVSQLFDACSPLRDGCVKNRENWLHFAEDTEEEEHGRNA